Proteins found in one Sporichthya brevicatena genomic segment:
- a CDS encoding MFS transporter has protein sequence MTDTHAPVRQHYRLTLAILVFSSMAYGLQQTLVAPALPAIQEDLDVSTTAVTYVLTAFLLSASVSTPIIGRLGDMFGKKKMLVATLAMFGLGSLVSALSTSIEVLIAGRVIQGAAGAIFPLAFGIVRDEFPREKVAGGIGLVSAMIGIGGATGVVFSGVIVDNLGYEWVFWIGLAFTSFTVVLTALYIPESPVTAPAKIDWGGAALLSGGMVALLIGVSEGNSWGWLDSRVIGLFTAAALLLVFWVAYEQRHPEPLVDMRMMSRRPVFTTNLAAVLIGFGMYSSFILFPKFVQTPSESGYGFGSSVTEAGMFLLPNACAMLIAGPLTGRLTARHGSRFALLLGTVLVLVSFIFLAVWHSDPWMIYAVSFVSGLGTGFAFSAMPNLIIEAVEPTQTGVATGMNAIMRTVGGAIGGQVAAAVLTGYVVANTGFPREAGYTLTFVLLAAALGLALLCVLAIPRPGREPAEVPVVVPPIVEPALAEAVENTVLSPVGLTGSVRRGGLPVPGAVLTLLGPDGREVTRSRADADGRFALSPAPGRYYVVVADTGRTPTALIVDLTDDPVAVDVEMPGVVDPLSRSERRRAPRPAAPPPLDVPSR, from the coding sequence GTGACCGACACACACGCTCCCGTCCGCCAGCACTACCGACTCACCCTGGCGATCCTGGTCTTCTCCTCGATGGCCTACGGCCTGCAGCAGACGCTCGTGGCGCCCGCGCTGCCGGCGATCCAGGAGGACCTCGACGTCTCGACCACCGCGGTCACCTACGTCCTGACGGCGTTCCTGCTGTCGGCGTCGGTGTCGACCCCGATCATCGGCCGCCTCGGCGACATGTTCGGCAAGAAGAAGATGCTCGTCGCGACCCTGGCGATGTTCGGCCTCGGGTCGCTGGTGAGCGCGCTGTCGACCTCGATCGAGGTGCTGATCGCCGGCCGGGTCATCCAGGGCGCGGCGGGCGCGATCTTCCCGCTGGCGTTCGGGATCGTCCGCGACGAGTTCCCGCGCGAGAAGGTCGCGGGCGGCATCGGCCTGGTCAGCGCGATGATCGGCATCGGCGGTGCGACCGGCGTGGTGTTCTCCGGCGTCATCGTCGACAACCTCGGCTACGAGTGGGTCTTCTGGATCGGGCTGGCGTTCACCAGCTTCACCGTCGTCCTCACGGCCCTGTACATCCCGGAGTCGCCGGTGACGGCGCCGGCGAAGATCGACTGGGGCGGAGCCGCGCTCCTCTCGGGCGGCATGGTCGCGCTGCTGATCGGCGTCAGCGAGGGCAACTCGTGGGGCTGGCTCGACTCGCGGGTCATCGGGTTGTTCACCGCCGCCGCGCTGCTGCTGGTGTTCTGGGTCGCGTACGAGCAGCGGCACCCGGAGCCGTTGGTCGACATGCGGATGATGAGCCGCCGGCCGGTGTTCACGACGAACCTGGCGGCCGTGCTGATCGGGTTCGGGATGTACAGCTCGTTCATCCTGTTCCCGAAATTCGTCCAGACGCCGTCGGAGAGCGGGTACGGCTTCGGTTCGAGCGTCACCGAGGCGGGCATGTTCCTGCTGCCGAACGCGTGCGCCATGCTCATCGCGGGCCCGCTGACGGGGCGCCTGACGGCTCGTCACGGGTCGCGGTTCGCCCTGCTGCTCGGCACCGTTCTGGTGCTGGTGTCGTTCATCTTCCTGGCCGTGTGGCACTCCGACCCGTGGATGATCTATGCGGTCAGCTTCGTCTCCGGCCTCGGCACCGGCTTCGCGTTCTCCGCGATGCCGAACCTGATCATCGAGGCCGTCGAGCCGACCCAGACCGGCGTCGCCACCGGCATGAACGCGATCATGCGCACGGTCGGCGGAGCGATCGGCGGCCAGGTCGCCGCCGCGGTGCTGACCGGCTACGTCGTCGCGAACACCGGCTTCCCGCGGGAGGCCGGCTACACCCTGACGTTCGTCCTCCTCGCCGCTGCCCTCGGCCTCGCCCTGCTCTGCGTCCTCGCGATCCCCCGCCCGGGCCGCGAACCCGCCGAGGTCCCGGTCGTCGTCCCGCCGATCGTCGAACCCGCCCTCGCCGAGGCGGTCGAGAACACCGTCCTCTCACCCGTCGGCCTCACCGGCTCGGTCCGCCGCGGCGGCCTCCCGGTCCCGGGCGCCGTCCTCACCCTCCTCGGCCCCGACGGCCGCGAGGTGACCCGGTCCCGCGCCGACGCCGACGGGCGGTTCGCCCTCAGCCCCGCCCCCGGCCGCTACTACGTCGTCGTCGCCGACACCGGTCGCACCCCGACCGCCCTGATCGTCGATCTCACCGACGACCCGGTCGCTGTCGACGTGGAGATGCCGGGAGTCGTCGACCCGCTGTCGCGGTCCGAGCGTCGGCGCGCGCCCCGTCCGGCGGCTCCGCCTCCGCTCGACGTCCCGAGTCGGTGA
- a CDS encoding MarR family transcriptional regulator, producing the protein MPSANAPVTGSQPDARPASGEPVEFWTAWDEFFAAMRRVRGRAAREDGLTISQFRLLCAVQRCPDAGLRELAEEVGASAPTVTRMLTGLERDGIVTRAASTRGHRRVSVTLTETGREVLEAKRALVEARRAAVYASLTPDERAQLQHLLPRLAEALDAL; encoded by the coding sequence ATGCCGAGTGCGAACGCTCCGGTCACCGGGTCGCAGCCCGACGCGCGCCCCGCTTCCGGTGAGCCCGTCGAGTTCTGGACCGCCTGGGACGAGTTCTTCGCGGCCATGCGCCGGGTCCGCGGCCGTGCCGCCCGCGAGGACGGCCTGACGATCTCGCAGTTCCGGCTGCTGTGCGCGGTGCAGCGCTGCCCCGACGCCGGGCTGCGCGAGCTGGCCGAGGAGGTCGGGGCGAGCGCTCCGACCGTCACGCGAATGCTCACCGGACTCGAGCGCGACGGCATCGTCACCCGGGCGGCGTCGACCCGCGGCCACCGCCGCGTGTCCGTGACGCTGACCGAGACCGGCCGCGAGGTGCTCGAGGCGAAGCGGGCGCTGGTCGAGGCCCGGCGGGCCGCGGTCTACGCGTCGCTCACCCCGGACGAGCGCGCGCAGCTGCAGCATCTCTTGCCGCGGCTGGCCGAGGCGCTGGACGCCCTGTGA
- a CDS encoding MFS transporter gives MTPPGHAPARPHHNLTLAVLLLATLSYALQQTLVSPALPAIQRDLNTSTTAVTYTLTAFLLSASVATPIAGRLGDMFGKKRMLVIALGVFAFGSLLCAFAPSIELLIAGRVVQGGGAAVFPLSFAIVRDEFPRERVPGAVGTLSATFGIGGGAGVVLSGVIVDHLSYEWVFRFGFLVVVAALFMAWRFVPESPVTSPAKIDWGGAVLMSGGLIALLVGVSEGNHWGWTDARILGLFATSAILLLGWGLFEYRHPQPLVDMAMMRERTVLTTNLAGVLVGFGMFSLFILVPQFVQAPESTGYGFGASVTEAGLFLLPATAVTLVAGPVAGWLGGRIGPQIPLAGGLLVALVAYVFLALEHSSATSILVATGLFGLGLGFAFASMINVIIGAVEPTKTGVATGMNTIMRTIGGSLGGQVAAAILTGHLVNGYASEHGFAVAFWVCAATVAGAFGVALLIPRQKRSAEPEVATGVPLVETETPTVPRVVGAVPPRRLAS, from the coding sequence GTGACGCCGCCCGGACACGCCCCCGCGCGGCCGCACCACAACCTCACGCTCGCGGTGCTGCTGCTGGCCACGCTGTCCTACGCGCTGCAGCAGACCCTCGTCTCGCCGGCGCTGCCGGCCATCCAGCGGGATCTGAACACCTCCACGACCGCGGTCACCTACACGCTCACCGCGTTCCTGCTCTCGGCCTCGGTGGCGACCCCGATCGCGGGCCGCCTCGGGGACATGTTCGGCAAGAAGCGGATGCTCGTCATCGCGCTCGGCGTCTTCGCGTTCGGGTCGCTGCTGTGTGCGTTCGCGCCCTCGATCGAGCTCCTGATCGCCGGCCGCGTCGTGCAGGGCGGCGGCGCGGCGGTCTTCCCGCTGTCCTTCGCGATCGTGCGCGACGAGTTCCCGCGCGAGCGCGTGCCGGGCGCGGTCGGGACGCTGTCGGCGACCTTCGGCATCGGCGGTGGCGCCGGCGTGGTGCTCTCCGGCGTGATCGTCGACCACCTGTCCTACGAGTGGGTGTTCCGCTTCGGCTTCCTCGTCGTGGTCGCGGCCCTGTTCATGGCGTGGCGGTTCGTCCCGGAGTCGCCGGTCACGTCCCCGGCGAAGATCGACTGGGGCGGCGCCGTCCTGATGTCGGGCGGGCTCATCGCGCTGCTCGTCGGCGTCAGCGAGGGCAACCACTGGGGCTGGACGGACGCCCGCATCCTCGGCCTGTTCGCGACCTCCGCAATCCTCCTGCTCGGCTGGGGCCTGTTCGAGTACCGCCACCCGCAGCCGCTGGTCGACATGGCGATGATGCGTGAGCGCACCGTCCTGACGACGAATCTCGCCGGCGTGCTCGTCGGGTTCGGCATGTTCAGCCTCTTCATCCTCGTGCCGCAGTTCGTGCAGGCGCCGGAGTCGACCGGCTACGGATTCGGCGCCTCGGTCACCGAGGCCGGGCTGTTCCTCCTGCCGGCGACGGCCGTGACGCTCGTCGCCGGGCCGGTGGCGGGCTGGCTCGGGGGGCGCATCGGGCCGCAGATCCCGCTGGCCGGTGGGCTGCTCGTCGCGCTCGTGGCCTACGTGTTCCTCGCGCTCGAGCACTCGAGCGCGACCTCGATCCTCGTGGCGACCGGCCTGTTCGGCCTCGGTCTCGGCTTCGCGTTCGCGTCGATGATCAACGTCATCATCGGTGCGGTGGAGCCGACCAAGACCGGTGTCGCGACCGGCATGAACACCATCATGCGGACGATCGGCGGCTCGCTCGGTGGACAGGTCGCCGCCGCGATCCTCACCGGGCACCTGGTGAACGGCTACGCCAGCGAGCACGGCTTCGCGGTCGCGTTCTGGGTGTGCGCCGCCACGGTCGCGGGTGCGTTCGGCGTGGCCCTGCTGATTCCTCGTCAGAAGCGGAGCGCGGAGCCGGAGGTCGCCACCGGCGTCCCGCTCGTCGAGACCGAGACCCCCACCGTTCCCCGTGTCGTCGGCGCGGTTCCCCCGCGCCGCCTGGCGAGCTGA
- a CDS encoding MFS transporter, with protein sequence MDTATQAEHGRQHHNVTLGILVLSTMAYALQQTLVAPAMPAIQEDLGVSTTAITYLLTAFLLTGSVATPVMGRLGDMFGKKRLLVIALGVFAFGSLVCALSSSIEVLIAGRAIQGIGSAVFPLAFGIIRDEFPRERVASAVGLLSATFGIGGGAGIVLSGVIVDHLDYEWIFWLGLSVILIALLAAAMFVPESPVKVSGKVDWGGAALLSGGLVALLVGVSEGNSWGWSDVRILGLFAAAAVLLVAWVGYENRHPAPLVDMRMMRRRTVLTTNLSALLLGFGMFAGFILLPKFVQAPEGAGYGFGSSVTEAGLFMLPSSVVMLFAGPVAGWMCNRFGDRVPLLLGTTLALVAYGFLTVAHSEKWMIVLAITISGLGIGFSFAATANLILGAVQPTETGVAMGMNTIMRTVGGAVGGQVGAAVLMAHTGDSGLPSETGYTVAFAVLAGGVAVALLLVLAIPRRVVAPAAVPAAVPMTEHPVATGLAAEAGVEPVRENLLGTIRTTAGAPAAGAVVTVIGRSGREVARTRVGDDGTYGLDLPGAGTYYVVAQLDGQHGSEVVQVDAAAEDGEFVRRDLVLRGASRPVAIDAGTATRPTSPFLHRNADVSSLS encoded by the coding sequence GTGGACACCGCAACGCAGGCCGAGCACGGACGTCAGCACCACAACGTCACGCTCGGCATCCTCGTGCTCTCGACCATGGCGTACGCCCTGCAGCAGACCCTGGTCGCACCGGCCATGCCGGCGATCCAGGAGGACCTCGGGGTCTCCACCACCGCGATCACCTACCTGCTGACCGCGTTCCTGCTCACCGGCTCCGTCGCCACACCCGTGATGGGCCGCCTCGGCGACATGTTCGGCAAGAAGCGCCTGCTGGTCATCGCGCTCGGGGTCTTCGCGTTCGGCTCGCTCGTCTGTGCGCTCTCGTCCTCGATCGAGGTGCTCATCGCCGGGCGCGCGATCCAGGGCATCGGCTCGGCGGTGTTCCCGCTGGCCTTCGGCATCATCCGCGACGAGTTCCCGCGGGAGCGCGTCGCCAGCGCGGTCGGGCTGCTGTCCGCCACCTTCGGCATCGGCGGCGGTGCCGGGATCGTGCTCTCCGGCGTCATCGTCGACCACCTCGACTACGAGTGGATCTTCTGGCTCGGCCTGAGCGTCATCCTGATCGCGCTGCTCGCCGCGGCGATGTTCGTGCCGGAGTCGCCGGTCAAGGTCTCCGGCAAGGTCGACTGGGGCGGCGCCGCCCTCCTGTCCGGCGGGCTCGTCGCGCTGCTCGTCGGCGTCAGCGAGGGCAACAGCTGGGGCTGGTCGGACGTGCGCATCCTCGGCCTGTTCGCGGCCGCGGCCGTGCTGCTGGTGGCCTGGGTCGGGTACGAGAACCGCCACCCGGCCCCGCTGGTCGACATGCGGATGATGCGTCGCCGCACGGTCCTCACCACGAACCTGTCGGCGCTGCTGCTGGGCTTCGGCATGTTCGCCGGGTTCATCCTGCTGCCGAAGTTCGTCCAGGCCCCCGAGGGCGCCGGCTACGGCTTCGGGTCGAGCGTGACCGAGGCGGGGCTGTTCATGCTCCCGTCGTCGGTCGTCATGCTCTTCGCCGGTCCGGTCGCGGGCTGGATGTGCAACCGCTTCGGCGACCGGGTCCCGCTGCTGCTCGGCACCACGCTCGCGCTCGTCGCCTACGGCTTCCTGACGGTCGCGCACTCCGAGAAGTGGATGATCGTCCTGGCGATCACGATCTCCGGGCTCGGGATCGGCTTCTCCTTCGCGGCCACCGCGAACCTCATTCTCGGGGCGGTGCAGCCCACCGAGACCGGCGTCGCGATGGGCATGAACACGATCATGCGCACCGTCGGTGGTGCGGTCGGTGGGCAGGTCGGCGCGGCCGTGCTCATGGCGCACACCGGCGACTCGGGACTTCCGAGCGAGACCGGGTACACCGTCGCCTTCGCCGTCCTCGCCGGGGGCGTGGCCGTCGCGTTGCTGCTCGTCCTCGCGATTCCGCGCCGGGTCGTGGCCCCCGCCGCGGTCCCGGCCGCTGTCCCGATGACCGAGCACCCGGTCGCGACCGGTCTGGCGGCCGAGGCCGGCGTCGAGCCGGTGCGGGAGAACCTCCTCGGCACGATCCGGACCACCGCCGGCGCACCGGCCGCCGGCGCGGTGGTCACCGTGATCGGCCGGTCCGGTCGCGAGGTGGCGCGGACGCGGGTGGGCGACGACGGCACCTACGGCCTCGACCTGCCGGGTGCGGGCACCTACTACGTCGTGGCTCAGCTCGACGGGCAGCACGGCTCCGAGGTCGTGCAGGTGGACGCCGCGGCGGAGGACGGGGAATTCGTCCGGCGGGACCTCGTGTTGCGGGGAGCGAGCCGCCCCGTCGCGATCGACGCGGGGACGGCGACGAGGCCCACGTCACCTTTCCTTCACCGGAACGCGGACGTATCCTCACTTAGCTAG
- a CDS encoding PDZ domain-containing protein produces the protein MTRFERGSRYGRVATFALLTGLTATVLTGCGGDDDEAVAAPSAEGTPSARPAATAGPFNAKALIPAGYTVKSVTTMPLGPAGEPEYQVVVSANADAVKGGTQNVQVFAYRDAAWTEVFDAADKIVPFEMQGDFGAPESDKTPDPVLNQKHWVEKVAVQPVRFGLDSPSLVIYGEDKDNPHVLGVLAVVDFVTKPGRANLDHFEMAQDLGAPKVTGSGNAQQLAVPNWWYPWVNGGDPAEYTQTVGLTEDRGVAVIADSRPWVGAWVSSSQNPGVMVSEVIAGGPADGKLQVGDRIVSVAGNSPKQGLGPELLQHEPGEDVTFSVDRGGQITEVVLTLGDMSKAPNYWATPKPATIGVEVAPLSGRPGIAVTSVAANSPAASAGLKKGDAIQRVGDVRTGEPSDLDAALSGRAGQELEVEVQRASGQTETVTVTPKSAGPDGDVQVGLL, from the coding sequence ATGACGCGGTTCGAGCGAGGCAGCCGGTACGGCCGGGTGGCGACGTTCGCCCTGCTCACGGGGCTCACGGCCACGGTGCTGACCGGGTGCGGCGGGGACGACGACGAGGCGGTGGCCGCCCCGTCGGCCGAGGGCACCCCGAGTGCGCGCCCGGCCGCGACCGCGGGTCCGTTCAACGCCAAGGCGCTGATTCCCGCCGGGTACACGGTGAAGTCGGTGACGACGATGCCGCTCGGCCCGGCCGGTGAGCCCGAGTACCAGGTGGTCGTCTCGGCCAACGCCGATGCGGTGAAGGGCGGCACGCAGAACGTGCAGGTCTTCGCCTACCGCGACGCCGCCTGGACCGAGGTCTTCGACGCGGCCGACAAGATCGTGCCGTTCGAGATGCAGGGCGACTTCGGGGCGCCGGAGTCCGACAAGACCCCCGACCCGGTCCTGAACCAGAAGCACTGGGTGGAGAAGGTCGCGGTGCAGCCCGTGCGCTTCGGCCTGGACTCGCCCTCGCTGGTGATCTACGGCGAGGACAAGGACAACCCGCACGTGCTCGGCGTGCTCGCGGTGGTCGACTTCGTCACGAAGCCGGGCCGGGCGAACCTCGACCACTTCGAGATGGCGCAGGACCTCGGGGCGCCGAAGGTCACCGGCTCCGGCAACGCCCAGCAGTTGGCGGTGCCGAACTGGTGGTACCCGTGGGTGAACGGCGGCGACCCGGCCGAGTACACCCAGACCGTCGGCCTCACCGAGGACCGGGGCGTGGCCGTGATCGCCGACAGCCGACCGTGGGTCGGCGCGTGGGTGAGCAGCAGTCAGAACCCCGGTGTGATGGTCAGTGAGGTCATCGCCGGCGGGCCGGCGGACGGCAAGCTGCAGGTCGGGGACCGCATCGTCTCCGTCGCCGGCAACAGCCCGAAGCAGGGCCTCGGGCCGGAGCTGCTTCAGCACGAGCCGGGTGAGGACGTCACCTTCTCGGTCGACCGCGGCGGCCAGATCACCGAGGTCGTGCTGACCCTCGGTGACATGTCGAAGGCGCCGAACTACTGGGCGACCCCGAAGCCCGCGACGATCGGGGTCGAGGTTGCGCCGCTCTCGGGCCGGCCGGGCATCGCCGTCACCTCCGTGGCGGCGAACAGCCCCGCGGCGTCCGCCGGCCTGAAGAAGGGCGACGCGATCCAGCGGGTCGGCGACGTTCGGACCGGCGAACCGTCGGACCTCGACGCCGCCCTCTCCGGCCGCGCCGGGCAGGAGCTCGAGGTCGAGGTGCAGCGGGCGAGTGGGCAGACCGAGACCGTGACCGTCACGCCGAAGTCCGCCGGGCCGGACGGGGACGTCCAGGTCGGGCTGCTCTAG
- a CDS encoding DUF6884 domain-containing protein: protein MAARHVILIGCVQTKLDSPAPAADLFTSPLFKARRAYAERSRRRWFVLSSRYGVLPPDRVVAPYDLPQARQPVDERNSWAEMVLAQLQTELGGLKGRVLEVHAGSAYVDPIASSLTDLGATVLAPLRGLALGQHLAWYAAQAPAPRTPRRRVRT, encoded by the coding sequence ATGGCGGCTCGGCACGTGATCCTGATCGGCTGCGTCCAGACCAAGCTCGACTCCCCGGCCCCGGCCGCGGACCTGTTCACCAGTCCGCTGTTCAAGGCCCGCCGGGCGTACGCGGAACGCAGCCGCCGCCGCTGGTTCGTCCTGTCCTCGCGCTACGGCGTGCTCCCGCCCGACCGGGTCGTCGCGCCCTACGACCTGCCGCAGGCCCGGCAGCCCGTCGACGAGCGCAACTCGTGGGCCGAGATGGTGCTGGCGCAACTGCAGACCGAGCTCGGCGGTCTCAAGGGCCGTGTCCTGGAGGTCCACGCGGGGTCGGCCTACGTCGACCCGATCGCGTCGAGCCTGACCGACCTCGGGGCGACGGTGCTCGCTCCGCTGCGCGGGCTGGCCCTCGGTCAGCACCTCGCCTGGTACGCCGCGCAGGCTCCCGCACCACGGACGCCCCGCAGGCGGGTGCGAACCTGA